GGAACAGTCACTCAGGGACGTCAACCTTGTCTTGATCGGACTCTGGATTGGGCTATTCGTATGCGTATCAATTACCTTCTCATTTATGCCGAAAGCCCTCGCAGAGCCACGAGGATAACCCGGAGTGGCACAATAATAATCGTGCGTTATAGATAGGTATTCATCTGGAGTAGCCGGTTTTACGCTGGTCTCGTCTTGCTCAGCTACCAAGTGCCTCCTTGGTGGCCCGGCGTAACGTTCGAGCTCCCGTCTGTCTAATCACCCGGCATTTTCCTCGGCTCGCCCTGCATGCTAAGATGTACACTCCTCGCGAGAGTACATGCCGAAGCGGAAGGGCGAGCCCAAGCCTCAAGGGACTGGCGCGGTTAAGTCGAAGCCGGCAGCGGTCAAGAAGACCGCAACCAAGGCGACGGCCGCGCCGCGCACCAAACCGAAACCATCTCCCAAACCCACACCCCGCGCGAAGCCGTCGGCTGCACCCGTTCCCCTGGCGCGCCCGGCGGCGAGTAGCGCCGAGCGCGACCGGCTCGCGAACGCTTCTCGACTGCGGAGCGACACCAAGCGCGAGGCCGGGCCGTGCCCGGACATTATGGACCCGGACCGTCGGGGGGCGTGCAGCCGGGCGCTCCGGCTGTTCTGCGAGACCTACGCCCCGCAAGCGTTCTCGATGGGGTGGAGCGAGGCGCACTTGCGCGCGATCGCTCGGATCGAGGAGGCCACGACCCGGGGCGCCCTGTTCGCGTTCGCCATGCCCCGCGGGTCGGGCAAGACCACGATCAGCCGCATGGGCGCGCTCTGGGCCACGCTCAACGCGGTGTGCCGGTACGCGTTCGTGATCGGAGCCACCGCGGACAAGGCCGGGGACTCGCTCACCGCGATCAAGACCCTGATCCGGTTCTCCGAGGCGCTCGCGCTCGATTACCCCGAGGTGTCGCACTACGCCCGCGCGCTGGGCGGGATCGCGAACCGGGCCAGCGGGCAAACGTGCGACAGCGTGTCCACGCTGATCGAGTGGTCGAGTGACGGGATCGTGTTCCCGACCGTGCCGCCGCCGGAGAACTGGCCCCGGCACTGGCCCCTGCGCGCCGACGGGATGGTGCCCACGTCGGGCATCGTGATCGCGACCAGCGGGCTCACCGGGGACGGGCTGCGGGGCTCGCTCAAGGCCCTCACCACCGGCGAGATGGTGCGCCCCGACTTCGTGCTCCTGGACGACCCGCAGACGCCCGAGAGCGCGCGGTCGAAGACCCAGAACGTGGTGCGCGAGCAGCTCGTGAGCGCCGACGTGCTCGGGATGGCGGGCCCCGGGAAGAAGATCGCGGCCGTGATGCCGTGCACCGTGATCGAGCCCGGCGACATGGTGGACCACCTGCTCGACCGCAAGAAGCACCCGCTCTGGCGCGGGGAGCGCACCGGCATCCTGCGCTCGCTCCCGCGGAACCTCACCGCGTGGGACGGGTACTTCGAGGAGTACGCCCGGTGCGCGCAGCTCGAACCGCCCGACTTCACGGACTCGAACGCCTACTACGTCGCCCACCAGGTCGAGCTCGAAGAAGGTGCCGAGGCGAGTTGGGACGAGCGCAAAGATCCCGAGGACATCAGCGCGATCCAGCACGCGATGCACCTGCGGTTCCGCGACCCGTTCGCGTTCGCGGCCGAGTACATGAACGACCCGAAGCCGCTCCACGCGGTCGCGGCGTCCGTGCTCGACCCGGACCAGCTCGCCAAGAAGGTCACGAACCTGCCCCGGCTCGCGGTCCCGCGCTCGTGTACGCGACTGACGGCGTTCGTGGACGTCGGGGAGCACGTGCTCTGGTACGCGGTGGTCGCGTGGGACGAGCGCTTCGGCGGGAGCGTGATCGACTACGGCCCGTACCCGGACCAGACTCGCCTGTACTTCGCCGCGGCCGACGCGCGCCCGACCCTCTCGACGCTGCCCGGGATGGACAAGATCCCGCTGGAGGCGGTGATCTACGCCGGGCTCACCGCGGTCACGGATCGGATCTTGGGCCGCAAGTACGTGCAGGAGGAGACCGGGACCGAGCTTCATGTCGAGCGGTGCCCGATCGACGCGAACTACGGGCCGCTCACGGACCTCGTGTACGACTTCTGCCGGCGCTCCAAACACGCCGGCGCCCTGCTCCCGTCGCACGGCAAGTACATCGGCCCGAAGGCCACCCCGATCGCGAACTGGAAGCGCCTGGACGGGGAGCAGATCGGCCCGGGGTGGCGCATCTCGACCGCGGAAACCGGGAAGCGCGGGCGCAAGGTGGTGTTCGACACGAACAAGTTCAAGTCGTTCGTGGCCGAGCGGTTCCGGACCCCGCGCGGGGCGCCCGGGTGCCTCCAGTTGTTCGCTGCGAGCCAAGCCGAGCACCAACTGTTCGCGGACCACTGCGCCGCCGAATACCCGAAGCCCCGAGACCCGGGAGCCGCGGGGTACGAGGTCGATGAGTGGGTGGCCCGATTGAACCGGGACAACCACTGGTGGGACTGCGTGGTCGGGGCCACGGTCGCGGCGAGCATCCTGGGCCTGCGCTGGGACGCCGGGGCCGCGGCCGGCGCCCCGCCGGTGGTGGTCACGCGCAAAAAGGTCCGCTTGTCCGACAAGTTCCGCGAGAAACACGGAGTGAACTACTGATGAGTACGGGTGACGCGCGCAAGAAGACGCGGACCAAGGGGGCGTACTGTGCCGACTGTCGTGGACACCGGATGCACACGATCCGGCTGTGCCGATCTCCGAACGGCGCCGTCACGCGAGATTTGGTATGCAGCGGGTGCGAGACCATAACGCGATTCGGGCTGAGTTGTCCGAAGTGCGGGGATGTGCGCCTCAAAACCGAGTATACCCGTCACCGCGGCGGGATGACTATGCGGGTTAAAAGTTGCCGCGGGTGCGGACACAGGATACGAACGAGAGAAACTGTCGAATCAGGATCAGTATTAAATTAATTATTGTTTATTTTCAACAATTTTTCTTACAAAATCTCTGGCTTGATCGTACTCTGACTTATTGAGATCTACATTCTCCAATACATTATTTACCCATAGTGGCCCGTGGTTGCCGATGCTTTTCACCCAGCCTTCAACTTCGCCAACCGGAACAATATACAGCCCAGATTTTTCAAGAATGCTAAACAACTGGTTTGCGTGGTTTGTAGCATCTCCACTGGGAATATACGGTCTACCAATGCATTTTGCTTCTGTCCAAGGCGAAGATCGTTTAAGTTCGTTCTCGATTTTTCTTCGATCTGCCGAAGGAAGTGTAGGCGACGAGATTGAGTTCAGGATATTAAGTATCTCCTTCTTCAAATCCTCCATATCTAGAGATGGCTTCTTCTTATCAATTTCCGTCTTGACTACACGCCAGTGTTTTTCGATTTCTGACCACTGCGCACCTAGCTTGTCACATAAACTCTTAAGTGGCTCGGCATTATTTAATATGTCAAAATCGGCAACCACTGCAATCGGAACGCCAAGCTTGCGAAGAGCCTCTACAACCATAGGCAATCGCGACTTGCCACCGCAGTGAGCAAACATAACGTCCGGACGACGAAGTTCTTTGCCATTTTGAGACCAAAGTGTATCAAGAATCGCCGCGTAGAACCTGTTGTCCGAATCACCTTCGCACAAAATCACTTTCTCATGAAAAATGCCATCAAGAATATTAGAATACCTAATAAGAGGATCATTCCAATATTCTCTAATTCTCTCCGCGTTTAATTCTCTTATTTCTGTTGTATTATTTCCTCTCTGTAGTCGCAGGATGCGGAGTCTTGAGGTGTTCTCATCAAGCAGGCCTCGCAGAATATCTCCACTGTGTGTCGCAACAAAGAGCTGGACATCCCGCTCTTGCTCGCGAGCTAAAATGCGCCCAAGGAGCCGGCACTGCGGGGGATGCAAAAAAGCCTCAGGCTCGTCCAGAAGAACAATTGAAGCCTCCGGAGCAAAGAGATTTATAATCACTCCGGCGAAGCTTCGGACACCATCCCCTTCACTCGATAACACGGGTCAGTTCTCAACCATCTCAACATACCTTCTACTCACGCGGTCAGAGCCATCATTGCAAACTGGCCGCTTTCCTACATGGAGTACAATGTCTTCGCCCGCTCCGTGATTGACTATCAGATCGTTTCCAAATGCCTCTCGGAATAACGAGCTTATACGCTTCTCGAAATTATCATCAGTCGTCATGTATTGAATTGGAACATACGGCTTAGAAGTCACTCGTATACGTTTGACTGGGTCCGCAGCCGTCAACCTTTCGATTGTGGTGACTTGGCGGCATAGGAAATCCGCAAATACTTTAAATTTCTTGCTGCCCCACATCCCTCCGAGATGGCTAGTATGCGTCGAGCCGTCCCGCCTGTATGATAGATATCCGCTTTCTGCTGGCGTTATCGAGGATAATATCATGTTCTCAAAATCATCCTTTGTCCCTTGGTAATCAATTGTCACCGATGTCACAGGAGCGATGAGTCGCTTGGTATCGCCATGAGAAATAAATGACGAAATCCCCTTTAGTGTTGCGCTTTTTCCAGATCCATTTGGCCCGACAATTACAACTATATCATTTGGCTTGAATTCAATATTAACATTTGAATTAAATGCAATATTTTTAACACTACTTTTTAAAGATCCAATGTTTCTTAGACCAATTTGTTCATTAAAAATTAATTAAAAACACTTCCGAGTAAATGACTGAAAGTCCTACTCTCACTAGAAGCGACTGAAAATTTCCACCAGCGGAAAGTCTCAAGGCGTCGCCTAAATGCAGGGTTTCAAGACTACCAGAAAGGGGAAACAGACGAAGAAAAAAGCCAGTTCCACTTGTCCATAATTTTTACTTGAAGGAATCGCATGTACCACCGAAATCGCAATTCTGTTTCGCATCCAACTGCTGTACACATCTCACCAAACCACATCTACACTGCCCATCCCGGCGTAGACCCCGCGCCCCCGCGTGCTTCAAAGTGAACGTGTAACCGTTCGCTGACGTTGCCGCCGGGGGCTACCGTGGCCGATCCTACCGATCTCACTGAGACGATCGCCGCCGAATCGCAGCTCCCCGCGTCCTCGACCAGTGACGGCCAGTCCGCCACCGGGCAGCCGCTCGACAAGCTCGTCGCGGCCGACAAGCACCTCGGGACCAAAGCCGCTCTCTCCGGGACCAACGCCAAGGGCGGCCCCCGGTCCGGGTGGCGCGGGCTCCGGGCCGCGCGCCCGCTCATGCCCGGGGGAGGCCCCGAGTGAGCGCACTCATGCGCGCCGGCGAACCCACGCCCGGCAAGATCACGATCGTCGACCACAACGGCCGACCGTTCCGCTCCGAGCGCACCGTCACCCGGCGCGCGAGTTACGACGCCGCGCGCACCGACAACGAGAACAAGAAACACTTCGCGCCGGCCGACGACCTGGCGGCGGTCGGGCAGCTCACACCCGAGGTCCGGCGCGTGCTCCGCAAGCGCACCCGGCACGAGGTGCTCAACAACTGTTACGCGGCCGGGATCGTCCGCACGCTCGTCACCGACACCGTGGGCACCGGGGCGCGGCTCCAGATGCTCACCGACGACGACGCGCTGAACCGGTCCGTCGAGGACCTGTGGCGCGTGTGGGCGGCCGCGGCCGACTGGCCCCTCACCTCGCGCGTCCTGTGCGGGGTCGAGATCGTCGCCGGCGAGTGCTTCGGCGTGTTCCGGGACTCCAAGCGCCTCGAACGGCTCGGGCTGCCCGTGACGCTCGACGTGCGGCTCATCGAGCCCGACCAGGTCGCGCACCCGGCGGGTTATTACCCGCTCGGCAACACGAACGGCGACGACGGGATCGAGTGCGACGAGGACGGCGACCCGACCACCTACCTGATCCTGAAAAAGCACCCGGGTGACCCGCGCTCATTGTGGGTCACCGGTCAAGCCGACCGGGTGGACGCGCGGAACGTGCTCCACTGGCTCCGGCCCGAGCGCCCGGGCCAGCTCCGGGGCGTGACGATGCTCACGCCCGCGCTCCCGATCCTGGCCCAGCTCCGCCGGTTCACGACCGCCACGCTCACCGCGGCCGAGGTCGCGGCCCTGCTCGCCGGCGTGCTCGAACTGCCCGACGGGAACCTGGACCCGAACGGCCCGGAAGACGACGACACCCCGGTCGCGATGGACACGATCCCGCTCGTGCGCGGGATGCTCTTGACGGTCCCGGGCGGAGCGAAGGTCACCCAGTTCAAGCCCGAGCAGCCGACCACGAACCACGACATGTTCGTCGCGACCAAGCTGCGCGAGATCGGGCGGGCGATCGACATGCCGTTCGGGAAGGTGGCCGGGGACCACTCGCGCTACAACTACTCGTCGGGCCGGATGGACGACGGCCCGTACTGGCACGGCCGCGACATCCACCGCCAGGGCCTCGAAGCGAAGGTGTTCGACCCGGCCCTGTACCGGTGGTTCGAGTTCGCCAAGTTCGCGATCCCGAAGCTCATCGGGTACGAGGGCCAGTGGTGGAAGCTCCGGCACCGGTGGCAGTACGACGCGCGCCCGGTCACGGACCCGGTGAAGGACGCCTCGGCCGACGAGCTGAACCTGACCAACGGGGCCGACACGCTCGCCGCGATCGCGGCCCGGGACGGGGTCAGTGAGGAAGAACTGGTCATCGCGCGGAAGCGCACTTACGACCTGTTCGTGAAACACGGGCTGCCGCTCCCGCCCTGGATGGTGGGCACTCAGGCGCCGGCCCGGACCACCACGGACGAACCGGCGCCCGCACAGGAGGGCACACGTGCGGCCTGAACTGAACACGCTCACCGTTCCGACGTTCCCGCGCGCCACCGACTACGCGGGCGTGTGGGCGATCGAGCCGTCGGCCGGGGCCGCGCTCTGGTCCCTCGCTCAGCGAATGGACCTCGCGGCCCACGTGTCCGCGGCCGAGTCGCCGAAACTGGCCGCGGCCGAGCCGTACCAGACGGTCAAGGCGGGCGCGGGCCAGCAGATCGCGGTGATCCCGATCGCCGGGGCGCTGATGAAGGCCCAGGGCTCGATGTCGAGCGCGACCAGCACGGTCGCGGCCCGGCGCGCGGTGCGCAAGGCCGCGGCCGACCCCGACGTGTCCGCGATCCTGCTCCACGTCGACAGCCCCGGGGGTACAGTCAGCGGCACCGCGGACCTCGCGGCCGACGTCAAGGCCGCCTCGAAGCAGAAGCCCGTGTGGGCGTTCGCCGAGGACTTGTGTGCGTCCGCCGCGTACTGGATCGCGTCCCAGGCGGACCAGATCTTCGCGAACACCGCGACCGCGATGATCGGGTCCATCGGCACGCTCGCCGTCGTTTACGACCTGAGCGGCGCGGCCGAGCAACAGGGCATCAAGGCGCTCGTGTTCGGCACCGGGCCGATCAAGGGCGCCGGCACCCCGGGTGCGCCGGTTACCGAGGAACAGCAGGCGTACTTCCGCGATCTGGTCGAGGGCTCACAGAAGTCGTTCGACGCGGCCGTGCAAAAGTCCCGGGCGCTCACCGACAAGCAACTGGCGGCGGCGAAGACGGGCGGGGTGTTCGGGGCGCCCGAGGCCCTCGAGCGCAAGCTCATCGACGGCATCCAGTCGTTCGACCAGACCGTCGCCGGGCTCGCCGCGGAGGCGCGCCGGGCCAACCGATCGAGTACCACCCGGGCCACCGGCCCGATCCCTGACCGGAGTGCAGCCGTGGAAGAGAACGTCGTCCCCACCCAGACCGCGGCCGGCACCGTGCCCACGGTCGTCGTGGCCCAGGTTCCCGCGCCGAGCGCGAATGATCCGATCGCGCTGATGCGGCAACAGGCCGCGGCCGAGGTCGAGCGGATCAGCGGGATCAACCGCGTGTGCGGCACGAACACGACCCTCGCGGCGCAAGCGATCCGCGAGGGGTGGGCCGTCGAGCGGGCCGAGCTGAGCGCCCTGCGCGCGTCGCTCGCGAGTGGCGTGTCGGCCGCGAACCCGCACGCGGGACCGGCCCTGAACTTCGGGCGCGGGCGCTGGCGCATGGGCGCCGAAGCAGCTCCCGGCGTGTCCGCGTCCGAGGCCCTCGAAGCGGCGCTCCGGATGACGCTCGGGCGCAACGTCGATCGCGACTACCGGGCCGAAGTGTGCCAGGCCGCCCACGAGAGCTTCCGCAACTTCGGGCTGCAGCAGGTATTGATGCTGGCCGCGATCCAGAACGGGTACCCGGGCTCGCCGGGCGAGCGCGTCACGGGATCGAACCTGCGCGCGGTTTTAAAGGCCGCGTTCACCGGGAGCGACGGGAGCGTCGACCTACGCGCCGCCGGCGTCTCGAACATCTCCATGTCGGGCATTCTCGGGAATGTGGCGAATAAGGAGCTGTTGTCAGGCTACGTGGAAGAGGACATGACGTGGAAGGAGATCGCCGCCGTGAAGTCGGTGTCGAACTTCCAGCAGGTCACGAGCTACCGGATGCTCGACGACATGGAATACGAGGAGCTCGGGCCGGACGGGAAGATCAAGCACGGGACCGCGGGCCAGGAGAGCTACACCCGGCAAGCCCGCACGTACGCCAAGATGTTCACTTTGGCGCGCACCGACATCATCAACGACGACCTGGGCGCGTTCGATGACATCCGCACCCGGCTCGGGCGCGGCAGCTCCAAGAAGTTCAACAAGATCTTCTGGGCCAAGTTCATCAACAACGCCACGTTCTTCACCGCGGGGCGCACCAACTACATCTCGGGTTCGACCACGAACCTGGGCACCGACGGCGTGGGCCTCGGGCTGGGCGTGCAGGCGTTCCGCAAGATGAAGAGCCCGAGTGCCGACGGCACCAAGGCGGTCAACGCGGACACCCAGAACCCGGTCGGTTCGGCCCCGGGCGGGCGCCCCGAGATCCTGCTCGTGCCCCCGGAACTGGAGGGCATCGCAGAGGTTCTGTACCGGAACCAGAACCTGGGCGCGGTCGCGTCGAACACGGCCAACATCTATGCGAACAAGTACCGCCCGGTGGTCGCGTGGCAGCTCTCGGACCCGGCGTACACCGGGTACTCGGCGACCGCGTGGCACCTGCTCAACAACCCCGCGTACCTCGCGGCCGTGGTGGTCTCGTTCCTCAACGGGAACATGAGCCCGACGGTCGAGAGCGCGGACGCGGACTTCGACGAGCTCGGGGTCCGGTTCCGCGGGGTCCACGACTTCGGGTGCGACCAGGCCGAGTACCTGGCCGGGGTCAAGAGCAAGGGCGCCGCGTAAGCGCCCGCTGGTCCCGGCCCGTCACCCGTTCCACCGAGAGGTTCCGATGCTGACTCCGCTTTCGAGGCTCCGCGACGCGCGGGGCAGTAACCCCCGGGCCGCGGCCGTGCCCGTGTTCGCCGGCGACCTGCAGGACGTGGCCGCGCAACTCGACCCGAAGGACCAGGTCGTGTCCGCGTGCCTGAAACTCGCGCTCCCGGCCGAGCGCCCGGGGATTCAGCTCATACGTCCCAACTTAGCGGGTCCACGTCGGAATACGAAGCCGTACCATGAGGTTGCGTCAACCTCTGGTTCGGAAGGATTCCGATGTCGGCCCCGATTCCCAACCTCGCCCGCGCCATCCGAACCGTCCTGACCGCGGACGCCGATCGCGCGGCCGCGCGCGTCGGGTTCGTTCGCCGGCGCCGCAAGATCTCGGGCGCGGCGTTCATTCAGACCCTCGTGTTCGGTTGGATCGAGGACCCACGCGCCCCCGTTGATGCCCTTGCCGCTCGATGCCCGGTGCCGGGCGTGACCCCGCAGGCCTTCCACAAGCGGTTCACGCCGGCCGCAACCGAGTTCGTCCGGGAGGTGCTCCTCCGCGCCGTTGGCCAACTGGTGGCGGCTCAGCCTATCGCCGTCCCGCTCCTGCAACGGTTTGCGGGGGTGTACGTCGAGGACAGCACCGTCGTCGCACTCCCGGACACCCTTCGGGACACATTCCCCGGGTGCGGCGGAAATACCCCGAGCGCCGGGTTGGCTGCGATCAAGGCCCACGTCCGCTGGGAGTTGACGACCGGACGGATCACCGGAATGGCGTTCCAACCGGGCCGGCAACCCGACGGCCGGTTCAATGCCACCGACGACCCGTTGCCCGCCGGCGCGCTGCGGTTGGCCGACCTCGGGTACTTCGACTTCGGTGTACTGACGCGCCTGAGCGCGGCCGGGGTGTTCTGGATCAGCCGCCTCCCGCCCAATGCCGTGGCGGCCGTGGGCGACGAGCGCCCGTCCGAGGTGTGGCGCCTGCTCCGGCAATGGTCGGGGGATCTGCTCGACCTGCGTGTCACGGCCGGGAACGAGACCCGGATCGGGTGCCGGTTGCTGGCCTTCCGGTGCCCGCCCGGGGTCGCGGCCCGGCGCCGGGAGCAGTCGGCCGAAAGGCAGAGGAAGAAGGGGCGGGTGGTGAGCGAGCGGTTGCGGGTGCTGTGCGAGTGGACCGTATTCGCCACCAACCTGCCGGCCGACCGGTTCACGCCGGAACAGGTGTGGGTGCTGTACCGCCTGCGGTGGCAGGTGGAGTTGCTGTTGAAGCTGTGGCGATCCCACGGCGGGGTCGGCCAGTCCCACGGGCGGCTCGGGCACCGGGGACTGTGCGAAGTGTACGCCAAGCTGCTGGCGATGGTGGTTCGGCACTGGTTGCTGCTGACGGGCGGTGGCCCATTGGCTCGGATGAATCCGGTGCGCGCGGCCCGCGAGGCACGCCGGTTCGCGCTCGCCGTTGCCGATGCGCTACCGTGCGCCCGGCGCCTCCGCCGGGTGCTCCGATCACTTCGCGACACGTTGGCGCTCCTCCGCCCTCGGCATCGACGGAGGAAACGGCCCTCGGCCCTCGAACTACTCTTCGAGCCCCAGACACCCAGCTAAAGTTGGGACGTATGGGATTCAGCTCCGGGTGCCCGGCGAGCAGCTCGACAAGCTCATCGAACTGGGCACGCGAGCGACCGACTGACGCCCCGTACACGTGGGCACTGGCGCGTGGTGTGTGGGGAGCACGCCGGGGCACGACTCGCGGCCCCGGAGGAGCGGGTTCGACTCCCGCCGTGACAGCTCGACTGTTGAAACCGTTCAGGGGACCGACCGATGCCTTACGACGCACAATTCTCCTCGGGCAACCCACTCATGGTGGACCACACCCCGTCCGGGGCCGCGGTCCCCGCGGGCACCGTCGTGGTGACCAACGACACCCCGCGCGTGGCGCACCGGGACATCCCCGACGGCGCCCTGGGCGCGCTGGCCGGCGAGGGCGGGGTGTACCTGATGACCGGGGACGGGATCATCGCCGCGGACAAGAAGGTGTACTGGGACGCGACCAACAAGAAAGTCACCCTGACCGCGAGCACGTTCAAGATCTTCGGGGTCACCGTAACCGCGTGTACCGGGAACAACGCCACGTGCCTAGTGCGCCACGACCCGAGCGCGTAATCGCATTCCGTCGACGGGGGAGAGTCGCTCGCTCCCCCGTCGGCCCGTTCACTCCACCCCGAACCGGTGAGACCAATGACCGTACTCCTGATCGCCCTGGCGCTCCTGGCGCTCGCACCCGGAATCAGCCACTCGCTGACGCTGTCGTGGGCGCGCAACGGGGAGGCGATCACCAACGTGGTGACCGTGACCGCCAACGGGGAAACGAACCTGGACCTGACGGTCCCGGCGAACACCACGGACCTGCGCGCCGACATCGACCTGGACGCGGACAAGATCCAGTCCCTGTACATCCTGAGCGACCAGAACGTCACGATCGAGACGAACAGCGGGACGAGCCCGGGGAACACGCTCACGATCGGCGCGAACAAGCCCTACGTGTGGTACCTCGGGTGCGGGCTCACGAACCCGATCACGACCGACGTGGCCGCGTCGATCTACGTGACCAACCCGAGCACGACGCTGGCGGCGAACGTGCAGATCCGGGTGCTCCAGGACATGAC
This region of Gemmata massiliana genomic DNA includes:
- a CDS encoding terminase gpA endonuclease subunit — protein: MPKRKGEPKPQGTGAVKSKPAAVKKTATKATAAPRTKPKPSPKPTPRAKPSAAPVPLARPAASSAERDRLANASRLRSDTKREAGPCPDIMDPDRRGACSRALRLFCETYAPQAFSMGWSEAHLRAIARIEEATTRGALFAFAMPRGSGKTTISRMGALWATLNAVCRYAFVIGATADKAGDSLTAIKTLIRFSEALALDYPEVSHYARALGGIANRASGQTCDSVSTLIEWSSDGIVFPTVPPPENWPRHWPLRADGMVPTSGIVIATSGLTGDGLRGSLKALTTGEMVRPDFVLLDDPQTPESARSKTQNVVREQLVSADVLGMAGPGKKIAAVMPCTVIEPGDMVDHLLDRKKHPLWRGERTGILRSLPRNLTAWDGYFEEYARCAQLEPPDFTDSNAYYVAHQVELEEGAEASWDERKDPEDISAIQHAMHLRFRDPFAFAAEYMNDPKPLHAVAASVLDPDQLAKKVTNLPRLAVPRSCTRLTAFVDVGEHVLWYAVVAWDERFGGSVIDYGPYPDQTRLYFAAADARPTLSTLPGMDKIPLEAVIYAGLTAVTDRILGRKYVQEETGTELHVERCPIDANYGPLTDLVYDFCRRSKHAGALLPSHGKYIGPKATPIANWKRLDGEQIGPGWRISTAETGKRGRKVVFDTNKFKSFVAERFRTPRGAPGCLQLFAASQAEHQLFADHCAAEYPKPRDPGAAGYEVDEWVARLNRDNHWWDCVVGATVAASILGLRWDAGAAAGAPPVVVTRKKVRLSDKFREKHGVNY
- a CDS encoding ATP-dependent nuclease, whose amino-acid sequence is MLSSEGDGVRSFAGVIINLFAPEASIVLLDEPEAFLHPPQCRLLGRILAREQERDVQLFVATHSGDILRGLLDENTSRLRILRLQRGNNTTEIRELNAERIREYWNDPLIRYSNILDGIFHEKVILCEGDSDNRFYAAILDTLWSQNGKELRRPDVMFAHCGGKSRLPMVVEALRKLGVPIAVVADFDILNNAEPLKSLCDKLGAQWSEIEKHWRVVKTEIDKKKPSLDMEDLKKEILNILNSISSPTLPSADRRKIENELKRSSPWTEAKCIGRPYIPSGDATNHANQLFSILEKSGLYIVPVGEVEGWVKSIGNHGPLWVNNVLENVDLNKSEYDQARDFVRKIVENKQ
- a CDS encoding ATP-binding cassette domain-containing protein, yielding MFNEQIGLRNIGSLKSSVKNIAFNSNVNIEFKPNDIVVIVGPNGSGKSATLKGISSFISHGDTKRLIAPVTSVTIDYQGTKDDFENMILSSITPAESGYLSYRRDGSTHTSHLGGMWGSKKFKVFADFLCRQVTTIERLTAADPVKRIRVTSKPYVPIQYMTTDDNFEKRISSLFREAFGNDLIVNHGAGEDIVLHVGKRPVCNDGSDRVSRRYVEMVEN
- a CDS encoding phage portal protein; translation: MSALMRAGEPTPGKITIVDHNGRPFRSERTVTRRASYDAARTDNENKKHFAPADDLAAVGQLTPEVRRVLRKRTRHEVLNNCYAAGIVRTLVTDTVGTGARLQMLTDDDALNRSVEDLWRVWAAAADWPLTSRVLCGVEIVAGECFGVFRDSKRLERLGLPVTLDVRLIEPDQVAHPAGYYPLGNTNGDDGIECDEDGDPTTYLILKKHPGDPRSLWVTGQADRVDARNVLHWLRPERPGQLRGVTMLTPALPILAQLRRFTTATLTAAEVAALLAGVLELPDGNLDPNGPEDDDTPVAMDTIPLVRGMLLTVPGGAKVTQFKPEQPTTNHDMFVATKLREIGRAIDMPFGKVAGDHSRYNYSSGRMDDGPYWHGRDIHRQGLEAKVFDPALYRWFEFAKFAIPKLIGYEGQWWKLRHRWQYDARPVTDPVKDASADELNLTNGADTLAAIAARDGVSEEELVIARKRTYDLFVKHGLPLPPWMVGTQAPARTTTDEPAPAQEGTRAA
- a CDS encoding S49 family peptidase; translation: MRPELNTLTVPTFPRATDYAGVWAIEPSAGAALWSLAQRMDLAAHVSAAESPKLAAAEPYQTVKAGAGQQIAVIPIAGALMKAQGSMSSATSTVAARRAVRKAAADPDVSAILLHVDSPGGTVSGTADLAADVKAASKQKPVWAFAEDLCASAAYWIASQADQIFANTATAMIGSIGTLAVVYDLSGAAEQQGIKALVFGTGPIKGAGTPGAPVTEEQQAYFRDLVEGSQKSFDAAVQKSRALTDKQLAAAKTGGVFGAPEALERKLIDGIQSFDQTVAGLAAEARRANRSSTTRATGPIPDRSAAVEENVVPTQTAAGTVPTVVVAQVPAPSANDPIALMRQQAAAEVERISGINRVCGTNTTLAAQAIREGWAVERAELSALRASLASGVSAANPHAGPALNFGRGRWRMGAEAAPGVSASEALEAALRMTLGRNVDRDYRAEVCQAAHESFRNFGLQQVLMLAAIQNGYPGSPGERVTGSNLRAVLKAAFTGSDGSVDLRAAGVSNISMSGILGNVANKELLSGYVEEDMTWKEIAAVKSVSNFQQVTSYRMLDDMEYEELGPDGKIKHGTAGQESYTRQARTYAKMFTLARTDIINDDLGAFDDIRTRLGRGSSKKFNKIFWAKFINNATFFTAGRTNYISGSTTNLGTDGVGLGLGVQAFRKMKSPSADGTKAVNADTQNPVGSAPGGRPEILLVPPELEGIAEVLYRNQNLGAVASNTANIYANKYRPVVAWQLSDPAYTGYSATAWHLLNNPAYLAAVVVSFLNGNMSPTVESADADFDELGVRFRGVHDFGCDQAEYLAGVKSKGAA
- a CDS encoding IS4 family transposase — its product is MSAPIPNLARAIRTVLTADADRAAARVGFVRRRRKISGAAFIQTLVFGWIEDPRAPVDALAARCPVPGVTPQAFHKRFTPAATEFVREVLLRAVGQLVAAQPIAVPLLQRFAGVYVEDSTVVALPDTLRDTFPGCGGNTPSAGLAAIKAHVRWELTTGRITGMAFQPGRQPDGRFNATDDPLPAGALRLADLGYFDFGVLTRLSAAGVFWISRLPPNAVAAVGDERPSEVWRLLRQWSGDLLDLRVTAGNETRIGCRLLAFRCPPGVAARRREQSAERQRKKGRVVSERLRVLCEWTVFATNLPADRFTPEQVWVLYRLRWQVELLLKLWRSHGGVGQSHGRLGHRGLCEVYAKLLAMVVRHWLLLTGGGPLARMNPVRAAREARRFALAVADALPCARRLRRVLRSLRDTLALLRPRHRRRKRPSALELLFEPQTPS
- a CDS encoding DUF2190 family protein gives rise to the protein MPYDAQFSSGNPLMVDHTPSGAAVPAGTVVVTNDTPRVAHRDIPDGALGALAGEGGVYLMTGDGIIAADKKVYWDATNKKVTLTASTFKIFGVTVTACTGNNATCLVRHDPSA